The DNA segment TTCGAGGGAGGCTACTTCCCTTTCGAGTTTCTTCAACTGGTACATGTTTTCCCTCACTCTCGGAGCGATGCTCGGTGTCACGTTTGTCGTGTGGGTCAGTTCAAATCTAGGATGGGATTGGGCTTTTGGTGTTTGTGCTGTAGCTGTGAGCATGGGACTTCTGTTTCTTAGCATGGGGCTCTCTGTTTATCGACATTACCTGCCGAAAGGAAGCCCTTTAGTCCGAATTCTACAGGTATACACCGGCAAATTGATGTATTTTGGATGCCAAGACTACATTTTTAACAAGCATTGTACGTGAAATTTGCTGGTATCCTAATCTTCAGATACAAGGgctgaatattttcattaacGTGCTGTGTAGGTACTTGTAGCAGCCATCAGAAAATGGAGACTTCCTGTGCCAGATATGGCTGGAATGTTGCATGAAGTTCATGATAAAGAAGCCGTACAAAATCAGACTCTCCAAAGAACTGATCAATTCAAGTCAGTCTTGTTTCGAGTAACacaaattcaaaatcttgaaattGAATCATCTATATATCCATCTCTCTACtctaacaaaataaaataaaccatATGTTTACAGATGTTTAGATCATGCAGCAATTATAACACCAGAAGATGGACCAGTACAAGCCTCAGCTGTTTCAGGATCTTGGAAACTCTGTACTGTCACACAAATCGAAGAAACAAAAATCCTTGTCCGAATGCTACCAATAATCCTCACCACGGTCTTCATGAACACCTGTTTGGCTCAACTACAGACATTCTCCATCCAACAAAGCACCACAATGAACCGAAAAATCGGAAACTTCGAAGTTCCAGGACCCTCAGTCCCAGTAATCCCGCTCCTCTTCATGTTCATCCTTCTCCCCGTTTACGACAAGGTATTCGTCCCCCTAGCACGAAAGCTCACCGGAATCCCTACCGGAATCACGCAGCTCCAAAGGGTCGGTGTCGGGCTTGTACTATCAGCCATATCAATGGCAGTGAGTGGAGTAATAGAAACACGCAGGAAGAAAGTAGCCATGGAGCATGGCATGGTGGACTCCCCCGGCCCTTTACCAATAAGTGTCTTCTGGCTAGGGATACAGTATGCCATATTCGGCATGGCGGATATGTTCACGTTGGCGGGGATGTTGGACTTCTTCTACGCGGAGAGCTCGTCGGGGATGAA comes from the Henckelia pumila isolate YLH828 chromosome 1, ASM3356847v2, whole genome shotgun sequence genome and includes:
- the LOC140878224 gene encoding protein NRT1/ PTR FAMILY 4.5-like — translated: MGIFDKNVKLQPKQQPSKGGSRATIFVFAMAALETMAFISNGVSLFTYFYGYMNFSLTKSATTLTNFMGTAFLLPLFGGFISDTYLSRFKTCLIFGCLEIMGFVLLAVQAHFKQLRPFPCKDVAFSAKSHCESPTRSQEAILFAGLYLVALGTGGIKAALPSLGADQFDEQDSREATSLSSFFNWYMFSLTLGAMLGVTFVVWVSSNLGWDWAFGVCAVAVSMGLLFLSMGLSVYRHYLPKGSPLVRILQVLVAAIRKWRLPVPDMAGMLHEVHDKEAVQNQTLQRTDQFKCLDHAAIITPEDGPVQASAVSGSWKLCTVTQIEETKILVRMLPIILTTVFMNTCLAQLQTFSIQQSTTMNRKIGNFEVPGPSVPVIPLLFMFILLPVYDKVFVPLARKLTGIPTGITQLQRVGVGLVLSAISMAVSGVIETRRKKVAMEHGMVDSPGPLPISVFWLGIQYAIFGMADMFTLAGMLDFFYAESSSGMKSLGTAISWCSLGFGYFTSTVVVSVVNKVSKGWLGSNNLNRDRLEYFYWVLGGVSVLNFGMYMVCACWYKYKKVQEEKSCNWDHIEESIDVSVGKDSTP